The following proteins come from a genomic window of Alicyclobacillus dauci:
- a CDS encoding class D sortase gives MKSSKIVLFLGLGCLLVGAGVIANLGWFYLNSYTVGKQLLTNVTGTVSTENTTGPVENIPTPKLDGLVGKLHIPALALDAPVVEGTDDKEINVAVGHLATSVMPGEKGTSVLAAHNATWFRHINQLSKGDVITMETKSGTFLFKVSQAKIMHTGDPIYNTSNPSIVLESCYPLDALYLTPYRYLVYANMIQQVGSSNPRASVVSDAIPSITYTAEIPDEIRKQGVTLQTNSLPMGSLHYEGSPSNDFVQSNSPLNAASEFVQLYLAWLHASSSKDSAALASLLKKGVQNNPLYGYPINRLSYQNGFNVTLDVDGTALVHLTATTMIKANATYHVEVNAAVEGNQIHLESVDVHK, from the coding sequence ATGAAGTCATCAAAGATAGTCCTATTTCTCGGTCTTGGATGTTTGTTGGTTGGTGCGGGCGTGATCGCGAATTTAGGGTGGTTCTACTTAAATAGCTACACTGTGGGGAAGCAGTTGCTGACCAATGTGACCGGAACTGTCTCAACAGAGAACACCACGGGCCCCGTGGAAAATATTCCAACGCCGAAATTGGACGGATTGGTGGGGAAGCTTCATATTCCGGCGCTCGCTTTGGATGCACCGGTGGTAGAGGGGACGGATGACAAAGAGATCAACGTCGCCGTGGGTCATTTGGCCACAAGTGTTATGCCGGGTGAGAAAGGGACGTCTGTTTTGGCGGCGCACAATGCGACGTGGTTTCGGCATATCAATCAATTGTCGAAGGGCGACGTTATCACCATGGAGACAAAGTCGGGGACGTTTTTGTTCAAGGTGAGTCAAGCGAAGATTATGCACACCGGCGATCCGATTTATAACACGTCGAACCCGAGCATCGTGCTGGAAAGTTGCTACCCGTTGGATGCCTTGTACCTCACACCGTATCGGTATTTGGTCTACGCGAACATGATTCAGCAGGTCGGCTCATCAAACCCGAGAGCATCGGTTGTTTCAGATGCGATCCCGTCCATCACGTACACCGCAGAGATTCCCGATGAAATCCGCAAGCAGGGCGTGACGCTTCAGACAAACTCGTTGCCGATGGGATCGTTACACTACGAAGGCAGTCCCTCAAACGATTTCGTACAGAGCAACAGTCCGCTGAATGCTGCGTCCGAATTTGTTCAACTGTACCTCGCTTGGCTGCATGCCTCGTCGTCAAAGGATTCGGCCGCTTTGGCTTCGCTTCTGAAAAAGGGTGTACAAAACAATCCATTGTATGGCTATCCAATCAACAGACTCTCATATCAAAACGGATTTAACGTAACGCTGGATGTGGATGGCACGGCTCTTGTACATCTTACGGCGACGACCATGATTAAGGCTAATGCCACATACCATGTTGAGGTGAATGCTGCGGTTGAGGGGAATCAGATACATTTGGAGAGTGTTGATGTGCATAAATAG